A genomic window from Cloacibacillus evryensis DSM 19522 includes:
- a CDS encoding DEAD/DEAH box helicase: MLNNYFAKKEPSIEALVRWIADLGGKAPAIKKLPARPAAFGSFGALDERIVNALKKRGVEALYSHQSAAGECALAGVDCVIATPTASGKTLCYNLPVMHAILLDPSARALYLFPTKALAQDQLAELGELAAFADGGIHGFVYDGDTDPVKRRQARSEGHIVITNPDMLNSGILPHHTKWSDYFRNLKYIVVDELHTYRGVFGSHLANLFSRLARICEFYGSHPTFICCSATIANPDEHAQGLIGRSVKLITESGAPASEKEIIIYNPPVIDWKTGMRRSSLFETSRIASEALSSGISTIVFTRSRLNVELLLKSIRADLAKRGADPMMIMGYRGGYLPKERRRIEHDLRSGGLRGVVSTNALELGIDIGSLALAVLHGYPGSIASAWQQIGRAGRRGAISAAVMVASADPLDQFLASRPEWFYGAPTERARIDPCNPYIQVSHVKCSAFELPFHAGEKFGGQEVDAILDYLADHEVLHRVSEADEERYYWQADSYPAAGLSLRSATGENYTITDITVETKPVVIGTMDRRSAPTLIFPDAIYFHGGKSYIVESLDTEKMQCFIREIAADYYTDGDASLRINITDDFETEGNYGWGEVVVTLTPTIFKKIKLATHENAGFGQISLPEEQMHTTACWLMMPRCRQEDAELKLAMEGLEHLIRNTAPLFLMCDRADILVTSRLKDPQLRRAAIYIIDNIPGGVGLAEGTFEIKNELVKTALGVMNSCGCRGGCPGCVGANGGEFNIKAAVRELAEQILAGK, from the coding sequence ATGTTGAATAACTATTTCGCAAAAAAAGAACCCTCGATAGAGGCGCTCGTGCGCTGGATCGCCGACCTCGGCGGCAAGGCCCCCGCGATAAAGAAGCTGCCCGCGCGCCCCGCCGCCTTCGGGAGCTTCGGCGCGCTTGACGAGAGGATCGTGAACGCGCTGAAGAAACGCGGCGTGGAGGCGCTCTATTCGCACCAGAGCGCGGCGGGGGAGTGCGCGCTTGCGGGGGTCGACTGCGTCATCGCGACGCCGACCGCTTCGGGCAAGACTCTCTGCTACAACCTGCCCGTCATGCACGCGATCCTGCTGGACCCCAGCGCGCGCGCCCTCTATCTCTTTCCGACGAAGGCGCTCGCGCAGGACCAGCTCGCGGAGCTTGGGGAGCTCGCCGCCTTCGCCGACGGCGGGATACACGGCTTCGTCTACGACGGCGACACGGACCCCGTCAAACGGCGGCAGGCGCGCAGCGAGGGGCACATCGTCATCACGAACCCCGACATGCTCAATTCCGGAATTCTGCCGCACCACACAAAGTGGTCCGACTATTTCCGCAACCTCAAATATATCGTCGTCGACGAGCTGCACACCTACCGCGGCGTCTTCGGCTCGCACCTGGCGAACCTCTTTTCCCGCCTCGCGCGCATCTGCGAGTTCTACGGCTCGCATCCGACCTTCATCTGCTGCTCCGCGACGATCGCAAACCCCGACGAGCACGCGCAGGGGCTGATCGGGCGCTCCGTAAAGCTGATCACGGAGAGCGGCGCGCCGGCTTCGGAGAAGGAGATCATCATCTACAACCCGCCCGTCATAGACTGGAAGACGGGGATGCGGCGCTCCTCGCTCTTCGAGACCTCACGCATCGCCTCCGAGGCGCTTTCCTCCGGCATCAGCACGATCGTCTTCACGCGCTCGCGCCTCAATGTGGAGCTGCTGCTCAAATCGATCCGCGCCGACCTCGCCAAGCGCGGCGCGGACCCGATGATGATCATGGGCTACCGCGGCGGCTATCTGCCGAAGGAACGCCGCAGGATCGAGCACGACCTGCGCAGCGGCGGGCTGCGCGGCGTCGTCAGCACGAACGCGCTCGAACTCGGCATCGACATCGGCTCCCTCGCCCTCGCCGTGCTGCACGGCTACCCCGGAAGCATCGCCTCCGCCTGGCAGCAGATCGGGCGCGCGGGACGGCGCGGCGCGATCTCCGCCGCGGTAATGGTCGCCTCGGCGGACCCGCTCGACCAGTTCCTCGCCTCGCGTCCCGAATGGTTTTACGGCGCGCCGACGGAGAGGGCCCGCATCGACCCCTGCAATCCATATATACAGGTGAGCCATGTCAAGTGCTCCGCCTTCGAGCTGCCCTTCCATGCCGGAGAGAAGTTCGGCGGGCAGGAGGTGGACGCCATCCTCGACTATCTCGCGGATCACGAGGTGCTGCACCGCGTGAGCGAGGCGGACGAGGAACGCTACTACTGGCAGGCCGACTCCTACCCGGCCGCCGGGCTCTCCCTGCGCAGCGCCACGGGGGAAAACTACACGATAACGGATATCACCGTCGAGACAAAGCCCGTCGTCATCGGCACGATGGACCGCCGCTCCGCGCCGACGCTGATCTTCCCCGACGCCATCTACTTCCACGGCGGCAAGTCGTACATCGTCGAATCGCTCGACACGGAGAAGATGCAGTGCTTCATCCGGGAGATCGCCGCCGATTATTACACAGACGGCGACGCCTCGCTGCGCATAAACATCACCGACGACTTCGAGACGGAGGGCAATTACGGCTGGGGCGAGGTGGTGGTGACGCTGACGCCGACGATCTTCAAGAAGATAAAGCTCGCTACGCACGAGAACGCCGGCTTCGGGCAGATAAGCCTGCCGGAGGAACAGATGCACACCACCGCCTGCTGGCTGATGATGCCGCGGTGCCGCCAGGAGGACGCGGAACTCAAACTCGCGATGGAGGGGCTGGAGCACCTGATACGCAATACCGCGCCGCTCTTCCTCATGTGCGACCGCGCGGACATCCTCGTGACGAGCCGCCTCAAAGACCCGCAGCTGCGGCGCGCGGCAATCTATATAATAGACAACATCCCCGGAGGCGTCGGCCTCGCGGAGGGGAC
- a CDS encoding DUF6661 family protein, translated as MEIEESGIGFIFHNDRVVKFDDSEFYRRYFNCLPHSKGVDFVCEAGGKRALIEVKNCLGHEAENIWRIGSDNAKREVVTPSPGDDRESLDIEMSLKAAMTIACLCGALSKERGCSHAETLSDICRPLGNVGLGGEPLYIILFLEGNFYFETRSKKMIMERLQTSIRKKLSWLNCSVSVTDSSTYKKKFFTIRQNQTGSC; from the coding sequence ATGGAAATTGAGGAGAGCGGCATCGGCTTCATCTTCCATAATGACAGGGTGGTCAAGTTCGACGACAGCGAGTTTTACAGAAGGTATTTCAACTGCCTCCCTCACAGCAAAGGGGTGGACTTTGTCTGTGAAGCCGGGGGAAAACGGGCGCTCATCGAAGTCAAGAACTGCCTCGGCCACGAGGCGGAGAATATCTGGCGGATCGGTTCCGACAACGCGAAGAGGGAGGTCGTAACTCCCTCCCCCGGAGATGACCGCGAGAGCCTCGACATCGAGATGAGCCTCAAAGCGGCAATGACTATCGCCTGCCTCTGCGGGGCCCTTTCAAAGGAGAGGGGCTGTTCCCACGCGGAGACTCTCTCGGATATCTGCCGGCCGCTGGGCAATGTCGGCCTCGGCGGCGAGCCGCTCTATATCATCCTTTTTCTTGAGGGAAATTTTTATTTCGAGACCAGAAGCAAAAAGATGATCATGGAGCGGCTCCAGACGAGCATCAGAAAGAAGCTTTCGTGGCTGAACTGCAGCGTCTCGGTCACGGACTCTTCCACATACAAGAAAAAATTTTTTACTATAAGGCAGAATCAAACCGGATCATGTTGA